A segment of the Meriones unguiculatus strain TT.TT164.6M chromosome 10, Bangor_MerUng_6.1, whole genome shotgun sequence genome:
gcctgttctttaaaaaaaaaaaaaaaaaagaactaatataCAACTGTTAAAATGATCAAAATCTAcccactggctgctcagtttccaagtgggttccctgagAAAGAGGTATAGCggccagctctctgatcacctcccccggggggggggaggtgtagccttgtcaggcacagaggaagatgatgcagccagccttaatgagatctgataggccagggtcagatagaaggggagatattcccttatcaggagactagggaaagggcatgggggagaagagggaggggggtggcactggaagaagacaagggaggggcctgtagtggggatgcaaagtgaagaaattgtaataaataaatatataaatacatttaaatttttaaaaatggtcaAAATATAGAATGAGGCACCAAGTGCTGGAGAGCACGTGAAGTGACAGGAACTCTCATTCACAACTTGTGGGAATGTGAAATGGTACAGACACTTTGGAAGATAGTTTGgcagtttaagaaaaaaagaaaggaaaaactcaGCATTTGTATTACCATATAATACAGGAATTGCACTCCTTGGCTTTTGCAGTAAGAAATGAGAACTTATATGTACAACAAAAACCTGCTTGTAGACATTTGCAAAAGCTTTACTTATTTTATAAGCAGGTCctcatgtagcctgggctggcttcTAACTTACTATGTAACTAACAATTACTTTACTCTTTCATCCTACCATCTGTCTCCCACCATATCTGGTTTATGTGGTAGGATGCCACCCAGTGTTtcatgcatactaggcaagcCCTTTACCAATGAAGTTACATCCCAGCCCTGTTTACGGAAGCTTCAGTGGAGGGACAGGTAAGCCAACTTCAATCCATCCAGCAATAAAGTATTATTCAGCCTTAAAATGATTAGCcatgaaaagaaaggaggaatttGAGTAACTGGACTTAGCTACATAATTGATGAGGTAAGTTCAGCAATTATAAGGATGCTCCACTCTGACTGGGGATGTTGGGAATGCATGTGACATTCCCAGCATCCCAATCCCATGCCGGggtaggccctcccacatcaatcgtcaatcaagaaaataaccCACAGACATGCCTATCAGCCTATTGGAGGTAATTCCTCTGTTGgactttcctcttcccagatgactctaatttgtatcaagttgacagaaaGAACCTAAGATAATCAATTACTATTAAGTTGTTTTCAGTCCTTCAACATCAGATAATCCCTCCCAGTTTTAGTATCTGGATCAATGAGTCCTATTTCTAAGTTGGTTTCGACATGTGGACTATGGATATGAAATGAAAGTTACAAGTACACTGTGACTTTCCAACTAATGCCTTTCCAACTAAGACAAACTAACTTTCATTGACTGATGTTTTTTTCTTGTAACAAGTGTATTAATAAATTAGAATACAAAGTTGGCCATACTAAAAGAATACTAAAAGGGaatgagagggaggagagggaaaggggaggaggaggaagaggaagaaagagagagagcaatagAATGAGTACACATATACTCTCAGTGGAAATTCTAGGACATAATTCTCTTCACAGTAGAGCCAACCTTAAAAATGTAAGGATTCTATTGAATACATTTATGacatgctggagagatagctcagtagttataagcacttgctgctcttgaagaagacACACACTCAGTTCCATCACCCACTGGGTGGCTTACaaccagttccagggcatctgacaccctgtTCCGGTTTCCACAGGCTGCCACAGCCCTGACAATTTCTTCATGTAAATACAAGGGGTTGTAAAAAGAATAAACTTAGTTCCTTATAACTTAgtggctcagcagtgaacagTGGCTTGCTGGAAGCTAGTCCTGATTTAAGAAGGCTGATAAAACGCCCTGGACTGCTGATCACTTACTAGAAGCATgaacaacatacacacacttggCAGACAAAGCAAGCAGATCCTTATGaaacctcacacacacatgcacacatacaaacagacaaaacaggttttgtaaacatatatgtaaatatacaaatataaatatatgcatacatacagacagacagacaatataTACAGACAattaagacataaaaacagatttTTGGATGAAGTGGGTAGCCTCAACAACTTTAATTCTGTTTGGGTTTTTATATAATCTAATACAAAGGTTCTCTACGTATGGAAAAAATTACCTCATTCCAAAATAGATACAGCCATTACATAAAAAGGGAGTTACAGTAGGAGTGTGGATCCTACTATTGAActagatattttgtttattatacgTTTAAAGCAGCAGTTTTATCTATATGCTCATTATGAGTTCAAAGTAgaagttttatctttttcttatttcaaatgtacattgtgttcaaagcaagttttttatgtcaaggtttttctaagaaacaggtgtctatcttgttttgtatcgctaaccatttattcttttttctatatTCATATGATCTTTCTTATTATGGTGTATACCTGGGCCTTATTGTTGGACTTAAGCCTAGAATGAATGTATCTCCTGGATTATTGATTTGTTTCAATCTTGTTTTCCTTCTTGGTGTAATTCACATGGAGGTTCACAGATCTCCTAGAAGTTTTTGTTACATTGCAGGAGGGTTTTTAAATTACTGAAATCAAGCCAGAAATTCTTTAATATTATCAGGGGCTGTGCCATCATCATTTGTTTAAGCAGCACTATGTCATGAAGgtacatcttcaaaataatctGCAGGAAATATGGCCAACAGAGTGATGCAATAAGCAGCGAGGGTCTCTGCCATGGCAGGAACAGGAGACAAGCACGGAAAGGCGGTGTAGCAAAAATAAGCAGTCTGGAGGCAAAATCCTTGAGGCCTTGCCTAAACCAGGGGTACATCCATTCGTCAGCCATGCAAAACACAAGTGGGCCACCTCCAGgaagcttgcttgcttgcttctgccAATCCAGCATGCAATTGCTCCCAGCAATCCTATATCCTCATGGTACTTTAAGTTGACAGAACTACCTGGAATTTTCTTCAGCACCTACATAGACAATCCATGCTTTAACTGAAtaagaatatagaaaaaaaaaaaaaaacttctttctacatttttttaaaaagatcttcTACTTCCTTTGACAACTCCTGGAGATACATAATCTACATGAGTGGTTTCTCAAATTGAGGTACTATTGCCTTTGAAAATTCTAGATATTTTTAGTTGTCACAAGTTGGGTGTGTATTAGCATCTATCAAGTAGGGATCCGACATACTACTAATGATCTTATAGTCTACAGAAAAGCTTCCCACAACAAAGAATTACATTCTCCTaattgttttctgttgctatgataaatcatgaccaaaagcaacttacaaAGGTAAGGGTTTAACTTACAGGTTCCCATCTTTGAGGGAAGCCAGGATAGTGACTCATTCCAGGAACCTGAAGCAGGAACCACAGAGGAATGTTGCTCACTGACTTGCTTTCTCTGGCATGTTCATCTAACTTACATAGCTTAGGTTTATTTGCCTAGAGATGGCACCATAGTTGGATGAGCACTCCTATAcgaattagcaatcaagaaaatgcccctggACATAGCCACGTGCTAATCTTATGGAGGTAATTCTTCAACTGAGATTCCTCATTTCCAggtgtgccaagttgacaaccaagattagctatTGTCTCCCGAAAGTTTATATTGCCACTTTAAAGAAATCCTGGCCCACCAgaagtgatggcacatgcctttaataccagcactctgaagacagaggcaggcagtggatctctgagttcaaggccagcctggtcaacataatgagtttcaggacagccagagctacacagactcagtctcaaaacaaaacaaaaaaaccaaactgaacattaattaattaaccaaTTAAATCAATCCTGGCCTAGATGGAACATACTTCAAACATCAGTCACAGAATATGATTAGTGTAGGAGCCACCAAGATGGTCCAGTGAGTAAAgctgcttgctgtcaagcctgatgtcctaagttcaattcctgcTACCCACATACTGGAAGGCAAGGATTGACTTCCCTAAGTTGTCTTGATTTTTAAACACACACCCTAGcactcatacactcacacatagaTGCACAAAATAAATACTTCTAAGAAGACCACCAGTCTAGTTACTTACAGCCATTCATTCAgtaaatattaagaaatattaTGGTGACTCTACTGTAGAGACATAAGAAAAACAAGACCTTCACTACCCATAGAATTATTCAGCTGGAAGACTCCTTAATAAACAACTCCCAAAATATAGGCTCTTTCTTATTAAACAACTCAACACTATTTACTATTCACTCTATGAAGAACCTGTTGAGAGAAGTCTTGAGTGAAAAAACTATCTGTTAAGATAATGTAACCAGGCTTGATGGCATGAGCCTTTAaacctagcacttaggaggcaaaggcaggagaatctctgttgagtttgaggccaggatgGTTTACATAACAAGGTCCAGACAGGGCTAGACAGttaagccctgtctcaaaaaaaaccccacaaagccCACCATGCAATTTATGAACTAAGTAGATGATGAAATGCTACCATAAGCCCTTTATAAGATGTGCCTTGAGCTCAATTTGTTATGTTCTCTGCTTCCATAGGGAAAAATCTATCATATGAAATTCTTTATTAACTTCCTATAGGATCCTGTACATGTCACTTCATGTCAGCCATGGAACTACATGTACATTTCTCTTACAAATTAAAATctgagccaggtggtggcacacgactttaatcccagcactcaggaaggcagaggcaggaggatctctatgagtttgaggccagtctggtctataaagcgagtccacgacaagccaaggctacacagagaaaccttgtctcaaaaaaaaaaaaaaaaaaaatctgatggcAGGTCAAAGGGAATTACTACCAACCTTGAAGATACCAGATACAACTCCACACATGTACcatggcacacaaacacacagttaaCTGTAGtaagaatctaaaaaaaaaaaaaaaaaatctgataacaAAGAAATGCTTCCCTTCATTCTGACGCCAAATCACTTATAAAGCCAAGTCTGAAGCTCATGTATCAGCCCTTATACTCTGAACATCTATTTCTCCGTTCCGACCTGAGTGGAATTAACTgatgttttattttcccttttctggATAGTTTGGTCTTACTACAGTTCGCTGTCTTTCCGTTTCGTCTACAGCATTAGTGATATCACCGTATAAAACAGTTgagcatgaataaaataaaaactgagcacaagcaaaagaaaacaatgacaacagaaCTCCAGAAGTATGCTagcaacttaatttttttccttacacTTATTATTTGAGTGAGAGGGGTGCTCACACCTGAGACACGGTACATGAGTGGAGGTCAGACAAAAACCATggggagccagttctctccttccatcacgtggatcctggggattgatttcaggttatcaggcttggctaCAGgtgctttacccactaagccattgTGCCAGcccatttaaaaacaatttttaaatatgtattgcATGCAGTGGAACATACTTTGTACCATGGCATATATGTAGATAATCGTCAGAGAATACCAtgtggaagttggttctctcctttagTGTGGTCGGAGGTTTCCAACTCAGGTTtgcaagcttggcagcaagcaccttagctgctaagccatcttgtcaGGACTCCTCTTGTTTCTTGATAATACTGcatgtatcccagactggcctcaaacaccCCATGGCAGCTGATACTGACTTGAACTTCTAATCGTCCTGCTTCCAACTCCTGAGCACTAGGAATACAGGCATTTTTACCTGGTGCTGTAGATTGAACCTGAGATCTGTGCATGCTAATCAAgtactctatcaactgagctacatcctcagttcCTATGCAGAGGTGACCTTCACTCACATTGTATTAAGGTATGTCTCCATATAGTCAATTGTTAATTGCTGAATGGGCAGCCAGCTAAATGCTAACAGATTCTGGTATTACCAATGCTAGTGAGGAATCTATCATCTCAAAGGTGTATAAAAATTACTGCCCAATTATCTGATTGGTTACTAAAAGAAGCTGAAGAGCTTATGAATGggcagagaagacagaagacagaaggCAGGACTTCAGTCTGGGGCCCCAGGTAAGAGGGCAGGGAAGTAGAGGGAGGAAGAGCGATGGGCCATGAGGAGTTgccatgaggacaaagatggagcaggagcagctgAGCTGAGACTAGACGGCAAGTAGCACGGGGCACAgggctgggaagtagccaggaCAGTACAGATGGGTTAGAAAAGATCAGTATATGCCCAGCTGTAGTGCTCTAAAGCTtatcaataaatgtaataggtCTCCCTCTCCTTATTTTGGGAGTGGGCatagaaaaaaaaccctaaaatccAACATTCCTGTATGGCAGCTTTGACAGTTTGAATAAAGATCCCTAATGAAGGCATTGAgtatcaaagaaaaacaaaacatcctcaaAGAGCTCACAACTAAGAGAGATACACTGTGTGTTGAGACATGACAGTGAACAACTGCTCTAGGCAGGAAATATAGATGTTTAGGCCTGGATATGAAAGGGTACTCAGAGAACTGCAAtaaatctgttttcttctttggtaAATCACTCTCTCAGAAAAGAGAGAGCTTCAGGAGTGGTGAGCCATGACACTGAAGAAGCACTTTACATGATACATGAAGGACTGCTAGCCTAAAAAGCTTGCCTGGAAATATAGAAACAGTTTACTGAAGAAAAACAGACTCTCAGAAATGATGATAGCTACCAATTTCCACAAATGATAggcatatttaataaataattcaaCCATAAAATGATTAGAGAACTATCCCCAGCCTACCTTCATCCCATCCTTATCCCTTAGCAACACTGCTGCATacattctccttttaaaatggGACCAATCTCTGACAGGCTTGAAGGGAACGAGGGTAAACATAAGACTTTGGGTAAACAAAAGAGCCAGGATCCCCAGACTTTTCGTTCTCTTGCATTTGATCCGTGGACTTAGAATCAGCTTTACAGGGAAATGAAGAACTCTGGCAGCTGTTCATCTCGTTCAAGGCAAGCAGAAAAACTTAAGAGTTTATGTGTCCAATTGTTCCAATCACAGTTTCtaagacagaaacaaaaccacGGAGTGTTTCAGTCCTTGCCTCACTCTGTTTCACAGAGATTTGCATTTCTGAGTTCTCAGGCTTCAACAGCAATTCAGTTAAGAAGAGACAACCAGTGTCATCCTGAGCACTGAGGTAGGCTTTCCAGGGCTGTGCCCCAGCCCTGCTCATTGCGATGGTCTGAATATTTACTACTTTTAGGGCCATTTGCAGAGTGTCAGGCTGGACTTCTCCCTGCCAAGGAAATGCCTGCTGATGAGTAACTTTGAGGCTAAGCCATGTTTTCTCAAAGTACTCAGCAGTAAGCTGGAGATTGGGGACCAGCATGAGAGCTTCAGAATCAGGAGGCTCTTGTACCTCTTCTTTGTTCTCTTCAGAAACCAAGTGTCCTAAAAAAGTCAGAAAGCTTTGATGAGAGACACTCTTAATCAGCAGTTTTAGTTTACGATGTATAAAGATGCTCCTAATGTATTGAGGAGCACGGTGGTGCCTGAGTGTCCCAGGCGCTCAGGATGGGGAGTAGTGGGAGTAGGAGAATCAAGGTTTCAAGGAAAGCCTTGGGTACATAGCCAGCTCAAGGTCATATTGGCTTCTCATaaacatcaaaacaaacacatttataCTGTGACTCTGTTTGCAGTTAAATGGCTTAAATAACCAATGATAAACTCCTGCCCACAAAGGATTCAAATTCAGGCAACAGTTTGAAACGAAGCTACAGATTTTTACTTTCCACTAGACACCACAAGGGGTGGTGGACAGCTTTACCATGAAAAGATGTAAGGTAAATTCTATCTGTACCTGATGAGGCTAAGGATGCACTGGGAGGAAGCTCAAGCCGCTCTACCTTCCGGCATTTAGAGATAGCTGCCCAGTGGGCTTTGCCATACACTGGCGCCAGTGTGTTGAAGTCTGAAGCCCAGCTATTCACAGGTCGTTCTGGCTGATCCTCCAAAAGTCCAAGAGAAGGGTCAGATTTAGGACTACACAGGATCTGCTTAACTTTATCAATGCCAACTAACAGGAGGCGGTAATAGAAGAGCCCTCGGTCTCGCACAGCCAtatccttttcttcctctgagaAAAAACAACAGGTTgagttaaacaaacaaataccctACTCTTAAACCTTTGTGCCAAACATAAGAGGCAATGAAGGCACGATATGTTAGAAAGTATCATCTTCTTCTCAAGTCCCAAACATGATTTACCAAACAATGAAAGCTGTGTGAACTTTTAGCCTAAGTCTCAGCCAGTATTACCCTCTGAAAAACCTACCTATGCAGTAATGTAATAGACGCCCCAGCATGTCCTGGCACTCAGCAGGGCGCGAGATGAAAAGGCGCATCAGTGCGGTCAGGAGCTCCATCTTAACAGCAGGAAATGTCTCCGACTTCACATTTTCTACAAAGTCCTCCAACACATAAGGAGCATTGGGGATTTTTTCCCCATGGACCCCAAGTAACCAAATAAGTGCCTGTTTCCCCTAGGAATAAGAAAATAAGAGATGCTGAAGATGTGGCTGCCCAAACAGAGGAAATGATAGGCAGTCACCAGTTCTCTTTGCCCTACTGCCAGCAGCTAAACTATACCCTTTCATTGGTATCAACTTGCACTGTCATGTCCTGCTCTATTACTTCTCTAAAATACACAAGAATGAAATTCTCACGCACCCTGACTTGGGCCTAGGGATGCAGGGCAGTTGGCAGAATGTTGACTTAGCaggcatgaggccctgagtttgatgcctaatatcacacacacaaacacacacacaccaccaccatcatcaccaccaccacacacacatacataaaacaaaacaaacaaacaaaaaaaaaacaaaaccctggggGTGATGAGTCACATCTATCATCTCTCACTCAGCTGATGAAGGCAGCAGGATTTGCGTCCAAAGCCAAActaagctacatagtgaatttagGGACAGTGGGTTACgggagacactgtcttaaaaacaaaccaacaaaacaagaagagaaaaaaaatgttaaaatgcataaagagaaacttaaaatttttgttaGTCAATGTTGATGAAGCAATAAATTAGGATTTCTCCATTTTGGGGCCTTTtgctttctgtgtagccttggctttctggactcactttgtagatcaggctggcctcgacttcacagagatccacctgcctctgtctctccaagtgctagggttacaggtgtacACTACCTGTAACCTGTTTGgtattctgtttctttcttttctttctttcttttcttcctttcttttctttctttctttctttctttctttctttctttctttcttttctttccttctttctttcttttctttccttccttctttctttccttctttctctctccctccctccttcattcctttccttattaatttacttttattttatatacattggtatttgactgcatatatgtttatgtgagggtgttggatcccctgaacaggaattacagatagttttgagctgccatgtggttactgggaattgaacccaggtcctctggaaaagcagtcagtgttcttaaccactgagccatctctccagccccactgtttcttttcttgcttgttttgctttgctttttttgaccacgtagctctggctgtgctggactcattatgtagaccaggctggcctccaattcacagagatctaccagcctctgcctcccaaaggtgtgtgagatcaaaggtgtgtgctgaAGTTTCATGTTTCAATAAACTACTGAAAGACTTTCTTGAAACATTTTTATATGAAAATGATTATTAACCTAGAATATACATTAGAATCATCTGTGAAATTTCTTAAAAGCCTACCCATCTAGGTCTCTCAAACCTACATGCTTAATTCAGCAGACTTTGGGGGGAGGAAGAACACAAATTTctgtaatatttaaaaacataaaattccaCAGAAGACAGACATGGTGGACCacgtccttaatcccagcattcaggaggggGAGGCAGTGTGGTCTACATATCAAATACACCCATCAGGGTtctatagtgagaccctgcctcaaagactAACAAACAAAAGAACTACCATCAACAAAACAATTCCACGGTGTAAAACTCTGACTCAAAATTATTCAAGGAGACAATGGTATCAAAGAATTTGTAATTGATACCAATTTGGTATTAAAAATTTGTaattggtggcacacacttttaatcccagtgcttagggaggcagaggcaagcggatctctgtgaattcaaaggcagcctgatctacaaagcaagtcctggacagccaaggctacacagagaaaccctgactccaaaaacaaaacagaacaaaaacaaaagaaagaaagaaaccagacaaatctctctctctctctcttttaataacTTAATGTGCTATTTATAGCCCAGAGAATCTGAGACATAAGCAGGCCCAAGTTCTACTTGGACATAAGATTTTAAAGAGTAATTAAGTtccatttggggctggagagcatCTCAGTGATCTCCGTGGTACAAGTGTTTACCTAGCATAAGTTAGATCCTCagtacaagaaaaccaaaacaaatacagATTCACTTCAGAAGGCAGGATCCTATAGCCCCTTAAGTGATTAGAAGTAAAAGAGAGTTACATTCTACCTCACTGTCTTGAATGTTCTCCTCACAGCCGGGCAGGGCCTGACACACAGCTTCAGTACACTGAGGACACAACCAAACCAGGTCTCGGAAAGTCTGCACCACCACTACAACACAGCCCAGGACACAAAACACAGGGTTAGAGACTCCATGAAGAAAGGGATCGTAGAAAAGTCGTGTATTCAGATTAAATTTCTGCCTGATTTCTATAAAACAGGTTTTGGATGAACAGTTATTAATTAACTGAAAATGGGCAATACGCTTCAATATTACACAAATCAAACTGACATGAAGATAAGTAAATAAGGAGAAGAGCACCTTGTAAATAAAATGCTGTAGATGAATATGGGCTAGTGTTGCTGACAGACACTGAACACAGTACTGGCACCTCCAGAAACTGAGAATAAGGCCTTCCTAAATATTGTATTCTAGGACCCTTCCTTGTCTCACCTGAGCTCAGCCTTGGAAGCTGGATGAAGCAAAAAGAGGAGCTTCCTGGTACCTTCATTATCTCAGTGTAGCCTTGTCATTCCTAACAGCCAGAAGAGCTTACCCTGTTAAATCTATAGAGCCCCGCTTCTTTGAGAGCAACAAATGATGTGAAGACATGTTTAAGCCTATATATTTGAAATTCATttaacaaaaaagatttttaaacaaCTACTGTTAGCTAAGTACttgacaaaagagagagagagaaaaaaaaaagaataaaattccaGGAAGGCAGACATTACCTGTAGTAATGTGTTCTTGTCGAAGTCCTAGCAACTCTGTTAGAATCTGCACACATTGGTCTGTGTAAGTCTTGGCAATGCTACCTGTAGAGGAAGGAAAGGTGAAATTCTAGCATGTCATTCTAAAGTCACTTCCCATTAGTCAAAGACAAAGATAaattgcacacctgtaatcccagcacttgagaagtttCAGCAGGAGGATCACAACGTAGAGGCTAGTCTGGACTAAATAGCaagactgttttaaaaataagtaatagctgagctgtggtggcacatgcctttaatgtcagcaccATGGAGGAAGAaactggcagatctctgtgagctcaaggctagcctagtctacagagctagttccaggacagccagagctacacagagaagccctgtcagagggagggaggaagaagaataacaaagaaaacatcttcactGTCATCTTGACTGCATTTACAACTATCATGGAAATACACTTCTAGGTATGTCTGTAAGAGTGTTTCCACAAAGGTTTATCTGAAAAGAGGGGACCCATCCTGAATGTGGAAGGCACCCCCAAGTGGTTTGGGGAAAAAGTGAACTTAGCACCAGCATGCATcctgctctgcttcctgattaAAGATGCAATGCAGCCAGCTGCCTCACCCCTGCCATGACAGACTGTACCCTCCAAATGTGAGCCAACAGAGACCCTTCTCTCCTTAAGTAGCTTCTCATCAGGTGCCGTGGTCACAGGAACACGTAAAATAATTAATACAACGACCAAAgatatctttaaaagaaaaaaaaatcactaactaCAACGAAGTAAGAATCCAAGTCTGCTGCCCAGGGAACGATGTTTACAATAAATCCAAggggtttctttttttgtttttgtttttgtttttaacttaccAAAAGAAACTTCCtggaaaataaaacaatccaCTAGCAGAAGGCTGAAAGCAGAGCAACAAAGTATTTCTGAGTTTATGAGAAAAGTACTGGATGAAGttttttggtctgtttgtttgagacaggctcttgctgTATCACCTAGGGTGGCCTTGACCTTGTGATTTTCCTACCTCAGTCTCtcgagtgctggaatcacaggcacaTACCGCATTTGACTGAGGCACCCTTCTGGATGCAACACACCTGAATAGTTATATTTCTGCTGGAGATACCTGACAGCAATCTTTTACATTTAAGAATTTTTAGTCTTCTTTGTCTCtagtaattttatttcaaatatgaGGGTTCCTTATCCTCATCTACTTAGTTTTAGCCCTCTCAATCTTAGTTTGCCagaggttttaattttttaaatctttctagCATTTTAAGTTCAAGACTGGCAGTCAGAAACAGAGAACTTTTAGTCAAGACAGTATGGTTCCACTCAGTTTGGAAACTATATAATCTTTTGGCCAATtagtaatctttttaaaaaaaaaaatgtttattacgTATACAATGTCCTGTctccatgtacacctgcacaccagaagaggacaccagatctcatcttaaatggttgtgagccaccacgtggttgttgggaattgaactcaggacctctggaagatcagccaatgctcttaacctctgagccatctctccagcccttagtaACCTTTTGGTAGCTAagtttcttcatctttaaaatacCCACTATTCCTGACTGCCTTACAAGTCCATAAGATGATATACATGAAAACGTTTTAGATAAGAACATAGCATAGGGCAGTATAAACTTtaagtattattatttattgttcaAATTATCTATACGTCTATCTTGAGAAACATCTGccttgatttaaaacaaaacaactccttTCCCATGCATGAAATCATTGACCCAAGATTTGAGCCAAAATGCATGGTAACTTTGTTCTCTATGGCTCCCTGACTACAGCTCTTTAGTGGTTGACCTGAGGTCCCAACAAAGAAAAGCAGCAGGTACTTACCTATGGCAAAGATTGCAGCCTGTGAAAAGTCAGCAGACACATCAGTGCAGT
Coding sequences within it:
- the Ap4b1 gene encoding AP-4 complex subunit beta-1; the protein is MPYLGSEDVVKELKKALCNPHIQADRPRYRNVIQRVIRHMTQGLDMSGVFMEMVKASATVDIVQKKLVYLYMGTYAPLKPDLALLAINTLCKDCSDPNPMVRGLALRSMCSLRMPGVQEYIQQPVLNGLRDKASYVRRVAVLGCARMHNLHGDSEVDGALVNELYSLLRDQDPIVVVNCLRSLEEILKHEGGVVINKPIAHHLLNRMSKLDQWGQAEVLNFLLRYQPRSEEELFDILNLLDSYLKSSSTGVVMGATKLFLILAKKFPHVQTDVLVRVKGPLLAACSSESRELCFAALCHVRQVLHSLPGHFSSHYKKFFCSYSEPHYIKLQKVEVLCELVNDENVQQVLEELRGYCTDVSADFSQAAIFAIGSIAKTYTDQCVQILTELLGLRQEHITTVVVQTFRDLVWLCPQCTEAVCQALPGCEENIQDSEGKQALIWLLGVHGEKIPNAPYVLEDFVENVKSETFPAVKMELLTALMRLFISRPAECQDMLGRLLHYCIEEEKDMAVRDRGLFYYRLLLVGIDKVKQILCSPKSDPSLGLLEDQPERPVNSWASDFNTLAPVYGKAHWAAISKCRKVERLELPPSASLASSGHLVSEENKEEVQEPPDSEALMLVPNLQLTAEYFEKTWLSLKVTHQQAFPWQGEVQPDTLQMALKVVNIQTIAMSRAGAQPWKAYLSAQDDTGCLFLTELLLKPENSEMQISVKQSEARTETLRGFVSVLETVIGTIGHINS